A single genomic interval of Stieleria maiorica harbors:
- the yajC gene encoding preprotein translocase subunit YajC — MRTQSVRIVIHPLLQFAPWLFLAEDVPAEVAEPKPFLLQLMENPLFPIAGIILIFYLTLIAPERRRKAEEAKRIAAIKKNDRVITNGGLHGTVVSAPSDSDVVTIRLDESGTIRVKVSRWALTVIEEKKPKDDAKD, encoded by the coding sequence ATGAGAACCCAATCGGTCCGGATTGTGATCCACCCCCTGCTTCAATTCGCACCTTGGCTATTCCTGGCCGAAGATGTCCCGGCGGAGGTCGCCGAGCCCAAACCGTTTCTATTGCAGTTGATGGAGAATCCGCTGTTCCCGATCGCGGGAATCATTTTGATCTTCTATCTGACGTTGATTGCTCCGGAGCGTCGACGCAAGGCGGAAGAGGCAAAACGGATCGCGGCGATCAAAAAGAATGATCGCGTGATCACCAACGGCGGATTACACGGAACGGTCGTCAGTGCCCCGAGCGACAGCGATGTGGTGACGATTCGGCTGGACGAAAGCGGCACGATACGGGTGAAGGTCAGCCGGTGGGCGCTGACGGTCATCGAAGAAAAAAAGCCCAAGGACGACGCCAAGGACTAA